CGTCGAGAACGGGGAGATCGAACGGTATCAGATCATCACGCCGACGCTGTGGAACATCGGGCCGCGAGACGGCGAGGGCAACCCGTCGATCATCGAGGGGGCCATCGTCGGCGACGAGGTCGCGGACATCGAGAACCCGATCAACGTGATGCGGACGGTCCGCTCGTTCGATCCGTGTCTGGCCTGCTCGGTCCACGTCGATAGCCCGGAGGGATCGTACGAAACCGAACTCAAGCCGGCGTCGCCGGGAGGGATGACCGATGTCGGGGACGACTGACGACGCGAACGAGACGCCCGCCAGCGACGGGACGGGCGTGCTCGCACGGGCCCGGCGACTCGTCAGGCTGGCCCGTGCGGATCTCAAGGAGACCGACGACAGGGTCGCACAGCTTGAGACGGCCGAACGGCGCTCGGTCGAACGGCACTCGCTGGGCAACCGGATCAGCCACTGGGTGCAGGCGATCCTGTTTTTCCTGTTGCTGTGGACCGGCTTCGCCATCTGGACGGGTAACTACGTCCTGCTCGAATCCGGGATCTGGGGGGGCTACTACGTCGCCTTCGGGATTCACATGTGGACGGGCATCCTGATCGCCGCGATCACGTTCGTGGTCTTTCCCTATTACTACGTCTTCGTCGACAAGCACCACCAGTTGCTCGAACTGGCTGACATTCAGGTCGGAACCGCCATCGCCGAGGCGTTCGTCGGCCTGCGGAAGTACCTCCCCTACTACCACGACGCGCGGCGCGCCTACGACGAGGAAGAGGGTGACTGGATCGCACACCATCCGATGCAGAAGACGTTCTTCTGGTGGATCGCCATCTTCATCGGCATCCTCGCGCTGACTGGCTTCGGCATGTATCGGGAGATGACGACCGAGTCGACCTGGTGGATCGACGCGCTCGGGTTCATGGCCGGCTGGCTGGCGCTGGAGACGCTCAAGCAGATCCACCTGCTGTTGGCCTTTATCACCGCAGTGATGGTCATGTTCCACATCTACTTCGCGGTCCTGCCGAGCAACTGGGACGTGCTCAGATCGATGGTCTTCGGTGACGTGAACGCCTTTATCGTTCACAGCGGCCGCGAAGAAGCGGGCAGTGAGGAGCCGTCGTCCGAGGGCGGACCGACGCCGACGGCCGCCGACGGGGGACAGTCCCGGAGCACGGAAGAGGACGAAACGAGCGACGACGCGGCACGCGGTGGTGAACGGACCGATGAGTGAGAGGTCACACGTCGCCGTCGTCGGCGTCGGCAATCCGATCATGGGGGACGACGGCGTCGGCGAGCGCGTCGTCGAGGCGTTTCGTGACGAGGATGGCGTCGTGGCGACTCACGCCGGTACCACGGCGTTTTTCGCGCTGGAGGCGATGAGCGGGGCCGACTACGCGGTCATCGTCGATGCGGTCGCGGTCGAGGGTGCGGATCCCGGAGCGATCCACCGATACCGGTATAACGAGGGGTCGTTTGACGGTTCACCGCCCGAAGTGCTGATGCACGACTTCTCCTTCTCGGAGGCGTTACAGGCGGGGCAAGACCCCTACGACCTTCCGGACGAGATGCTCGTGATCGGCGTCCAGCCAGCCGACACTGGGCCGGGAACGGAGTTGAGCGACGCCGTGGCCGAGCGCGTTCCCGACGTGATCGAGATCGTCCGCGAAACGATCGCGGTGCGTACCCGAACGGAGGTCGAACGGTGAACACCCGCTGGTACTGCACTGATTGCGAGACCGAGATCGATCGCGAGGAGATCGAAGCCCACGAGTCGGAGGGCCATCACGTCCGGGGAGTTCTCAGACCCGAACGCCTGCTCTCGAACGACCCCTGGACGTTCGGAGATGAGGCCGGCGGCGAACGGTAATCGAGGTCGGCGAGAACGGGAGCGACGGTTTGCGTTCTTCCTGCCGCCCGGTGACGATCCCCCAGTATTATTATACGTGATCGTATACCGACCAGCATGGCAGAATTCAGCGACGCACAACTGTTCGAGTCCGACGAGTACAGCCGCGAGCGATCGATCGTTTTCGCGATCGTCCTCGCGACGGCGTTTCTGGCCGTCGTCGCGGGCGTCGCGACGATCATGGCCGAAGCCAATCTGGCCGTTGCGATCGGGCTGCTCGCAGTCGGTGTCGTGCTGCTCGCCGTCGCGGGGGGGATCGGGATCGGGGAACTCGACGCGTATCTCTTCGAGTGATCACAGCACGCGCTTGTAGGCCTCGAGCGCCTGCTCGACGTCCTCGTCGGTGTGGGCGGCAGAGACGAACTGCGATTCGAACTGATTGGGGGTGAGGAAGACCCCCTCCTCTTTCATCGCGGGCCAGAAGAGGCGCTCCCAGCGTTCGGTCTCGGCACGGTCGACGTCCGCGCCGTTCTTCGGGCAGAACTCGTAGCGCGGACAGGTCGGGTCCTGAGTACACCCGCCCTCACAGTGACCCTTGCCGAACTCGCCGTCGCGAGTGAAGATCACCTTGAACATCGAGTCGGTCCCGACGACAGTGTAGGCGGGGGCCTGATCCTCGAGGATGTCGGCGATCCCGGAGCGCAATCGCTCGCCCAGAGCGTTGACGTGGTCGTAGACGTCGTTTTCGGCGACGTACCGGAGCGTCTCGAGACCGGCAGCCATCGTCACGGGGTGACCGGAGAAAGTGCCCGACTGGAAGACGTCTCCGGCGGGCGTGAAGTGCTCGACGATTTCGCTTTTCCCGCCGATCGCGCCGACCGGGAAGCCGCCGCCGACGATCTTACCGAACGTCGTGAGATCAGGGTCGACTCCGAACTTTCCCTGGGCGCACTGCAGGCCGCCAACGCGAAAGCCCGTGATGACTTCGTCGAATATCAGGAGTGCGCCGTACTGGTCGGTCAGGTCCCGGAGCGTCTCGTGGTACCCCTCGATGGGATGGACGATGCCGTGATTGCCCAGTATCGGTTCGGTGAGCACCGCAGCGATATCGTCGCCGTGCTCCTCGAAAACCTCGTGGACGGCGGTTTTGTCGTTGAACGGAACAGTGAGCGTGTGTTCGGCGAAGCTCTCGGGAATGCCCGGGCTGGAGGGGGCGGTGTGCTCGCGTTCGCCCTCGACCAGTGTCGATTCCTGCGCGCCGTGGTAGCTGCCCTCCATGATGACGATTTTGTCACGGCCGGTGTAGCCGCGGGCGAGACGGACGGCGGAGACGGTCGCTTCGGTACCGCTGTTGACGAACCGGACCATCTCGACGCCGGGGACGTGTCGGGTGACGAACTCCGCGAGTTCGACCTCGACTTCGGTGGGCGCGCCGTACATCGGCCCTTCGCTGGCGCGTTGCTGGACGGCGGCCCGGACGGTTTCGGGCAGGTCGTGGCCCAGCAGGAGGGGGCCGTACCCCATCACGAAGTCGATGTAGCGGTTGCCGTCGGCGTCGATCACGTGGCCGCCGTCGCCCTTCTGGACGAAAAACGGATACGGGCGGATCGCCCGGACCGAGGAGTTGACTCCGCCGGGCATGACCGACAGCGCACGGTCGTACAGATCACGCGACTCGTCGTGGTTCATGGTGTGCGTTTCGAACCAGAGTGGAAAGAAGGTGACGACGGCCGACCCGTGAGTGGTTTTATCCGCGAGTTGTCCAGCCGGGAGTCGTGTGATGACGACGGCCGACTCGCGAGCGCGTTCATGCGCGAGTTGTCCAGCCGGGAGTCAGGTGGTGACGACGGCCGACTCGTGAGCGGTTTTATCCGCGAGTCGTCCAGCCGGGAGTCGTGTGATGACGACGGCCGACTCGTGAGCGGTTTTATCCGCGAGTCGTCCAGCCGGGAGTCGTGTGATGACGACGGCCGACTCGTGAGCGGTTTTATCCGCGAGTCGTCCAGCCAGGAGTTATGTGGTGACGACGGCCGGCTCGCGAGCGCGTTCATGCGCGAGTCGTCCAGCCAGGAGTCATATGGTGACGACGGCCGACAGCGGGACCGTCCAGGCGGTGCTGGCCTGCAACTACGACGATCCCGGGACGGATCTGGGGTCGCTCGCGTTGCGGCCATACGAGGCGCGAGTGTATCGGCTAGAATGAGTCTCCGGGGGATGGTCCTTGGGGGCTTGCGGTCCTACGGTGTGACCTCGACGGCTGACCCTCCCTCGACGCGTTCGGCCAGAGCGCGGTTCATCGCCTCGTAATCGCGCCGGAGGCCCCTGGTGAGGATCGGAACGAGGAGTCCGGAGAAGCGCTCGTGGTTGACGAACAGCGTCCGGTCGCCGTCGAGCGCCTGGAGTTCGAACGTGTGCACCCCTCTGAAAAGCCAGCTGCCGCCGACCGTTCCAATCCACTGGAGACGACTGTTATGGACGACGTCAACGATAGACATGGTAATGGAAGCGGCGGGTAGTTTCGTGGTCTCGATGTCGACGTCGACGGTCCCGCCCTCGTGGAGCTCGCCGTCAGCGTTCGTGAACACCGGATTCCACGTTTCGTAGGCGGCGAAATCCGTGAGGACCTCCCAGACGCTCTCGGGCGGCGCATCGATTTCGGTTTCGACTCGGATCTCCTTCATGCTAGATGTACGACCAGAGAGAGCATATACGTGCCCTGTCATTGATGATGATCCTTCGATTGGTTGCGAGAACTTGTCTCGGACGATGTGGTAAACTACAAATGTTGTAAATAACCACAGACAATTATGGGCAGTGAAATCGAAGACACAGCCGGAATCGACCGAACCTGGTGGAAAGAAGCAGTCGTCTACCAGATCTATCCGCGGAGTTTCAAGGATAGTAACGGCGACGGCGTCGGCGACATACCCGGGATCATCGAGAAAGTCGAGTATCTCGACGCGTTGGGGATCGATGTCGTCTGGCTCTGTCCGGTCTACGATTCGCCGAACGCGGACAACGGCTACGACATCCGCGACTACCGGTCGATCATGGACGAGATGGGGACGATGGCCGACTGGGAGCGACTGCTCGCGGCGTTGCACGACCGCGATATCAGGCTCGTGATGGACCTCGTCGTCAACCACACCTCGGATGAACACGAGTGGTTCCGGAAGTCCCGCCGCGGGGAGGACGGCTACGAGGACTACTACCACTGGGTCGAGGGCGACCCAGACCAGCCGCCGAACAACTGGGAGTCGTACTTCGGCGGCCCGGCCTGGAGCTACGACGAGACCCGCGAGGCGTGGTATCTCCATCTCTTCGACGAGAAACAGCCCGACCTGAACTGGCGCAACCCGGACGTCAGGGCGGACGTCTACGAGATGGTCGACTGGTGGCTACAAAACGGTATCGACGGGTTCCGCATGGACGTGATCAACCTGCTCTCGAAGCCGGAAGGCTATCCCGACGGCGAGATCGAAGGATATCCGACCGGACGCGAGCACTTCGTCAACGGTCCCCGGATCCACGAGTACCTGCGCGAACTCTACGAGGAGACGTACGCGAACTACGACGTGATGACCGTCGGTGAGATGGTCGATCTCGACGTCGAGACGGCGAACGCGTATCTCGGGGAGGACGGCGACGGCCTCGACATGGTCTTTCACTTCGATCATACGTTCATCGACTTCGGGCCGGACGGTCGCTGGGACATCGGCGAGTGGTCGGTGTCGGACTTCGAGGAGATCTTCACCGAGTGGCAGACCGGCCTCGATGAAACCAGCTGGGACGGGCTCTACTGGGAGAACCACGATCAGCCGAGGGTCGTATCCCGGTTCGGCGACGACGAGCAGTACCGCTACGAGTCGGCGACGATGCTCGCGACGCTTTTGTTCGGCCTGCGGGGAACGCCGTACGTCTATCAGGGCCAGGAGATCGGAATGACCAACGCCGACTTCGAGTCGCTGGAAGCGGTCCGAGACGTCGACACGCGCCGGCCGATCGAGATCATGCTCGAGGAGGGCGAGATCGACAGTTACCAGCAGATCCGCGACGTCGTCAACTACCGCTCGCGCGATCACGCCCGGACCCCGATGCAGTGGTCCGACGGGGAAAACGCCGGGTTCACTGACGGCGACCCCTGGATCAAGGTCAATGACAACTATACAGAGATCAACGTCGAATCGGCCCGAAGCGCGGACCGGTCTGTCTGGTGGTACTACCGCGAGTTGATCGACCTGCGCGAGGACGAGCAGACGCTGGTCTACGGCGAGTACGATCTGCTCGACGTCCCGGACCCGGTGTACGCGTTCACGCGGACGCTTGGGGACGACGAGTTGCTCGTCGTACTGAACTGGAGCGATCAAGAGCAGTCGTCGTCGCTGTCGATCGAGGACGGGACGCTACTGGTCGGGAACTACAGCGGCATCGAGACGACGCTCGGCGAGACGCTTCGGCCGTACGAAGCCCGCATATATCGGCTCTAGTCGCGATTCGCGTTCTAGTCCCGCATCTGGGCAATATCGATCATCGAGTAGATCGGGACGTCGAGGATCTCCGCTTCGCCGTGTTTGTCGGTGAGTACGACAGCTGCTTCGACGTCGCCGCCCCGATTGCGGATGTGCTCGATCGTCTCGGTCATCGTTTGACCGGTGTCGATGTTGTCGTCGACAACGTAGCAATCCCGGTCGCGGATCGACGCGAAGTTCCGCGAGAACGAACCCGATCCGGCTCCCCCTTCGTCGTTCCACTGGTACTTGCTGGGCAGGTACACGCTGAGGTCGGTGTCCAGCTCCCGACTGATGACCGTCGCCAGCGGACCGCCGGACTTGCCGATCCCGACGGTCAGATCGACCGTGTCGCTCTCGTCGCCCAGCAGGTCCGCCATCGCGATCCCGACGTGAGTCAGGCGATTACTGTCGCGGCCGATCGCACTCCAGTCGACGTGGACGTCCGACGGGCTACTCGCACCGGCTAATTCGTCCGTTCCTTTGCCGCTCTGATCGACGAGCCAGCTCGCGGTTTCCCGGGAGACGTTCAGTTCGTCGGCGATTTCGCCCTTCGAGAGGCCCCGCTCCGTGAGCTCACCCGCACTGTCGATGAGGTCGTCTGTGGACTTCATTCGTCGTCCTGTTCGGTCGCCGGGAATAAAACCACCTGTGGTCTCGATCCGCCGTCGACCGTCCACCATCCCCGAACGTTTTAACAACAAATTATAAATATACAATTAATGAAGCGCATTATATATTTGTCGTTTGTGGAGCGCTGGCGGACTCCTGGGTGGGAGATCCAAGTAGGCATCCCCTGTCATTTGCGGCTGGGAGTACAACGGGGTCACGTGGCGATCCATAAGTAGGTTCACAAGGTCGATCTGCAACCGATTTCGGCGGTCACTGCGGATCAACTCGCCGTTGACGAGACGATGATGCGCCTGCACGGTCAAGAATACTGGCTGCAGGGCGCTGTCGATTTCCAGACGAACGAAATCCTCCACGCCAGTCTGTTTCCGACAGCGACGAAACAGACGACGCAGTGGTTTCTGGACGGGCCTCACCGTCGTTATCAGCTCGATGATGTCGTGTTTCTCGTCGAGGATCCCCATTACAGTGATAGCGAGGCGAAAGCCCAGCCGGTTAGGTGGGAGGAGGTCAACTCGGTCCAGTACTGGCCGAAGATAGATACCGGGCTCACATACGTCCACATGGAAATCGGAATGCAATCGAGCGTGTCTTTCGAGAGGGAGAACGGCGAACATCATCGGTTGCAAATAGTTTCAGCCATGTCGAGCTCAAGGCAGGTGCAGACTGGCTCGGAGCCTTCGCTGTCTACCACAACTCACGTCAAACGTAACGCGATGGCTATGATTCCTCGAGAATTTCCAGGTAGAACGCCTCGTGGTCGTCGGCGACGTCCCCCCAGGTGCGTTTCTCGTAGTCGACCGGGGCGTCCATCGCGAGCCCGCGCTGGATGCCGCTCGCGACCGCTCGCGAATCGGGCGTCACCTGCACGAGCACGTCGTCCGGCAGAATCTCGGCCGCGCCACAATCGGTCGTGACGACGCGCGTCCCGACCGACAGCGCCTCAACGATCGTGATCCCGAACGGCTCCGCCCGCGATGGCGAGACGAACAGGTCGGCGCTGGCGTAGTAGTCGGCCAGTTCCTCCTCGGGGACGTACCCGACGAACTCGACCTGCTCGTCGATCTCCAGCGCCTCCGCGAAGCGCTTCAGCTGGTCGGTCAGGTGTCCGGTCCCGCCGACCACGAGCGTGATGTCATCGCGGCTGAGTCGCTCGACCGCCGCAAGCAGGTACGACAGGCCCTTCTGGTGGGTGTGACGGCCGACGAAAAACAGCATCTCGCCGTCGATGTCCAGCTCCGCCTTGACGTCCCGGCCGGACGGGGTCACCGACGGGAAGCCGTTGTGGATGACGCGCGCGTCGCCGCCGTGGTGGTCGGCGATCCGCTCGCGGGTGACGTTGCTCACCGTGAGCAGGTAGTCGGCCTCGTCGACGATCCGCTGTTCGGCGTCGAGTTCCTGGCGCGGCGGATCGAGGTTGCGTTCGACCGACAGCGAGTGGAACGTCGTGATCCAGGGAATGTCGTGAGCTTTTCTGGCCGCGGCCCCGGGTCGATAGCCAAACCAGTCGTTGGTGTGAACGGCGTCGGCCTCATCGGCCAGCCGAACGAACTCGTCTTCCATCCGATTGACCCGCGTGATGAGATCGCCCGTCCCCGTCTCGATGCCGTGGATGTTCTCTCGGTCGCCGGGGTCGAACTCCGCCGGCAGTGCCAGTTGCATGTCGATGGTGTCGCGACGCTCGAACACCTCGAACAGTTCGGCGATCGCCGTGTCCAGTCCGCCGGTGATCTTCGGTGGGAATCCCCAGCCGAGGTGCAGGACAGTCGGTGCCATGTCGTCGTCACCGCCTCACCACGGTAAATGTGATGTACATATGACTACCGTGGACGGGGGAGTGGTTAAGACTAGCGGCGAGTGCAACGATCGCCCGAAAAAACAACGTGGTGACGCGTGGATCGGTCAGCGGCTACTCCTTAAGGAGCACGTCGACGTCGGCGTGGTCTTCGAGCAGCTGTCCCATCCGTTCGACGGTCTCCGGATCGCGGGTGGGACCGCTTTGCAGGACGTCCTCAGCGCGGTCGATCGCCATCCGGGTGTCGGACTGCAACAGCAGTACCGGGACACCGCGCTTCTCGGCCTCGCCGAGGACCGCACCCGTCGGCCGGAAGCCGCCACCGAGGATGATGCACTTGATCCCGGACGCCTGAAGCGCCGCAGTGACAATCTCCGAGCGGTCGCCGCCGGTGATCATCGCGGCGTTCTGCGTGCGGCGGAACTGGGTGAGCGCGCCTTCCGCGGACATCGCCCCGACGGTGATCCGCTCGATGAACACGTCCGTCGAGACGTCGGTCGTCAGCACTTCGGCACCGAGACGATCGGCGAGTTCACCGACGGTCATGCCCGCAAGTTCCTGGACGCGAGGGATGACACCCAGGACGTCGATCCCGCGGTTCTCCAGGAACGGTGCGACGTCGGTCGTCAGCTGGTCGAGTTGGCTGTCCGGGACGGCGTTGAACAGCACGCCGGCGAAGTCATCCCCGATCTGCTCGGCGGCCGAGATAATCTCGTCGACGTCGCCCGCCTCGTCGTACCGGGACAGCAGGACGACCTTCGCGCCGATCATCTCGGCGATATCTGAATCGGTGAGGTCGACGATCCCGCCGGTCGAGAGCCGGTCGGTCCCCTCGACGACCATCAGATCGCGTTCGTCGGCCTGTTTTTCGTAGTTCTCAAGGATCCGTTCACGAAGCTCGGCGGGCTGTTCGCGCCCGCGGATGGCCTCTTCGATGAACGTCGGCGTGTAGACGATGGGTTCGAGTTCGTGCATCTCGGCGTCGAGATCCAGCAGCTCCCGCGCGAGCATCGGGTCCTCGTCGCGGGTCTTGCCGGTCGCGCTCTGCAGGCGCGTGCCCTTGGGTTTCATGTAGCCGACGCTGTGGCCCGCTGCCTTGGCCAGCTGAGCGATACCGAGGCTGACGGCCGTCTTGCCGGTCGCCGCTTCCGTGGAGGTGACAACTATTGGGTCCATAGTGTAAATCCTGTGTGGGAATCGTTATAGTTCTTCGTCTACCTGTAACTCGTTATAGTTCTTCGTGATCGATCGTCGCGCGAATGTCGACAGCCTCGACGCCGTCGGGAGTTGCAACCAGCGGGTTGATGTCCAGCTCCAGTATTTGTGGGAAGTCTGTCACAAGTTGGGAGATGCGCTGGATCGTCTCGACGACGCCGTCTTCGTCGACGGGGTCGCGGCCGCGGGCCCCGCGAAGCAGCGGTGCGGAGTCGATCTCGTCGATCATCTCGCTGGCCTCGCCCTCGCTGACGGGTGCGACGCGGAAGGTCGCGTCCTCCAGCACCTCGACGAAGATCCCGCCGAGGCCGAACATCACGAGCGGCCCGAACTGCGGGTCGCGGTTCATGCCGACGATCGTCTCCGTCCCGGCGTCGAGATCGGCCATCTCCTGGACCTGCACGCCGAGGATGTTGGCGTCGGGCTGGTAGTTGCGCGCCCGGCTGATGATGTCGTCGTACGTGGAGGCGACCTCCTCGACGGGGACGTTGACCTCGACGCCGCCGATGTCGGACTTGTGGAGGATGTCCGGGCTGACGATCTTCATCACGACGTTGCCCTCGATCTCCTTCGCGGCGTCGACGGCGGCCTGCTTGTCCGAGACGATCGCGCCGTCGGGCGTGGGAATCCCGTAGGCGTCCAGCAGATCCATCGCCTCGATGCCGAGTTTGTTGGTCTCGCGCTCTTTGGTCCGTTCGAGGATCTCGCGGGCACGCTCGCGGTCGACGTCGAAGTCCGTCGCCACGTCGTAGTCGGTCGTCTTGATCTCGCTGTACTCCCGCAGTGCGTCGAGGCTCTTGACGCCGCGGGCGGGATCGAAGTACGTCGGGACGCCGACCTCGTCGATGATGTCCTTGGCGTTGCGCGCGGTCTCGCCGCCCATCAGGCTAGCGGCGATCGGGGCATCGTACTCCTGCTGTTTTTCGGCGATGACCTCCGCGAGGTCGCGGAAGTCGATCGTCTGTGGCGAGGCGACGACGATCGCCGAGCCGACGTTCGGGTCCTCGAGCACGATATCAAGCGCCTGCTCGTATCGGTCGGCCGGCGCGTCACCGAGCACGTCGACCGGGTTGAAGATGTTGGCTTCCTCGGGCATCGATTCCTCGAGTGCCTCGAGGGTCTCGTCGGCGAACGACGCCATCTGCAGCCCCGAGTCGCCGACCGCGTCGGTCGACATCACGCCCGGGCCGCCCGCGTTGGTCACGATGGCGATCTCGTCGTTGTCGGGCAGGGGCTGCCCCTCCAGGATCGAGGCGTAGTCGAACAGTTCCTGGACGCTCTCGGCCCGGATCACGCCGGCCTGCTTGAGACCCGCCTCGTAGGCGCGTTCGCTGCCTGCGATCGCGCCCGTGTGCGAGGAGGCGGCCGACGCGCCGGCCTCGGTGCGGCCTGACTTGACGACGACGATCGGCGTCTCCTTGGTCACCTCGCGGGCGGAGTCGATGAACTCCCGACCGTTCTCGATGTCCTCCAGATAGCCGAGGATCACGTCGGTGCTGGGGTCGTCGCCCCAGTGCTCGATGAAGTCGACCTCGTCGAGGACAGCCTTGTTACCCAGCGAAACGACGTCGTTGAACCCGATGTTGTGGTCGCTCGACCAGTCGAGAACGGCAGAGATAAACGCGCCCGACTGGCTCATGAAAGAGATCGAGCCCTCGAGCGCGGACTTGGTCGTGAACGTGGCGTTCATTCCGATCGACGTCGAGATGACGCCCAGACAGTTCGGACCGACGAGATTGATCCCGTACTCCTCAGCGATCTCCCGCATCTCCTGCTCGCGGGCCGCCCCTTCGCTCCCGGACTCGCCGAACCCTGCGGTGATCACGGCGATATCCCTGACACCGGCCTCGCCCGCTTCCTCCAGCACCGTATTGACGATCTGTGGCGGAACGACAACCACGGCGAAATCGACGCCGTCGACGTCGGTGATGCTCTCATGCGCTTCGAGCCCGAACACCTCGTCGGCGTTCGGGTTGATCGGGACGACGTCTCCTTCGTACCCATCTAGAAGGTTCTCCATGACGGAGCGCCCGACGGCCCCTTCGCTCTCCGTCGCACCGATCACGGCCACACGTTCCGGTGAGAACAGCGTTTCTAGGTTGCCCATCGTATCATCGAAGGTTGGAGGGGCCCCCGGAAATACTTACCTCATTGGCGCTCCGAATGACAACCAACAGCAAACACGTGTCAACCGCCCAATAATGCTTCTATCTCCCGATTTAGGCGGTTTGATCGGCATACCTGATAGTGTATCACACACCCCCCTTCGTGACTCTGACATTTTCCCTGGTTCCATACGACAGCTGTACAATCGTTGATATTCCCCCCTCAGTGAACAGTAGTCGTCGATGCAGATTCCAGCGAGCCCGGTGAGGACGAAATCAGTGAAAGTCGCCGCGAGGCAGTCATTCGAATAGCAAGTCAACTGGAGAGCGACAGGCGAGACGATTGCTACTGGCGGGACCAAGCCGCCGTTACAGCGGTCCCGGCACGGGATAGGGGTATCATGCTGCTCGAGACCTCCCGTCTTTCCGGCTGATCGCATTCCGAACGACAATGAGAAAACGTTTTGACCGGGCAGCGGAATCAGCGGCTATGTCACTCGCTGCGGACACCCGCGATGCGGTTCGATCGCACCCGTTCGTCTACGAGGGGTTGCGTGCGGGGATTCTCAACTACTCCGCCGCGGCCCGGTTCCTGGACATCGGCGAGACCGAGGCCGTCGCGGCGGCACTGCGGCGCTACGCCGAGGAACTGCCCGAACGCGACAGCGACGAACGCGAGCTCCGGGTGACGATGCACAGCGGCGTCGGTCCCGCCGAGGACAGCGACGAGCCGCTGCTCGTGGTGGGCGAGACGGCACTCGCGGCCGACGACGGGGACGCGACGGCCGTCGTTGCGACCGGCGATGTCGGTCCCGACTTCCTCCGGACGGTGCTGGGCCAGTGTGCGGCCGCCGGGATCTCGGTCGAAGCCGCGGCGGTGGGGCCTGACGCACTCGTGGTCGTCGTCGGTCGCCGGGACGGGCCGGACGCGGTGCGGCTGATCGAGCGAAGCGAGGCGTGATAGCGACTCCGACGGATTGAAACGCTGGCTCGCGTAGTGACGGGCAATGACGCTGCGCGTGACGAACACGCTGACCGGCGAGCGCGAGGAGTTCGAACCCGAGGATCCCGACGCCGTCCGGTTGTACTACTGCGGACTGACGGTCTCGGACCCGCCGCATCTGGGTCACGCCCGCGGGTGGGTCCACGTCGACGTGATGGACCGGTGGCTCTCCTGGCTTGGCTATACCGTCCACCACGTCGAGAACTTCACCGATATCAACGAGAAGATCGTCGCCCGCGTCGGCGA
This window of the Halapricum desulfuricans genome carries:
- a CDS encoding phosphotransacetylase family protein encodes the protein MDPIVVTSTEAATGKTAVSLGIAQLAKAAGHSVGYMKPKGTRLQSATGKTRDEDPMLARELLDLDAEMHELEPIVYTPTFIEEAIRGREQPAELRERILENYEKQADERDLMVVEGTDRLSTGGIVDLTDSDIAEMIGAKVVLLSRYDEAGDVDEIISAAEQIGDDFAGVLFNAVPDSQLDQLTTDVAPFLENRGIDVLGVIPRVQELAGMTVGELADRLGAEVLTTDVSTDVFIERITVGAMSAEGALTQFRRTQNAAMITGGDRSEIVTAALQASGIKCIILGGGFRPTGAVLGEAEKRGVPVLLLQSDTRMAIDRAEDVLQSGPTRDPETVERMGQLLEDHADVDVLLKE
- a CDS encoding DUF7523 family protein, translating into MSLAADTRDAVRSHPFVYEGLRAGILNYSAAARFLDIGETEAVAAALRRYAEELPERDSDERELRVTMHSGVGPAEDSDEPLLVVGETALAADDGDATAVVATGDVGPDFLRTVLGQCAAAGISVEAAAVGPDALVVVVGRRDGPDAVRLIERSEA
- the acs gene encoding acetate--CoA ligase alpha subunit, which gives rise to MGNLETLFSPERVAVIGATESEGAVGRSVMENLLDGYEGDVVPINPNADEVFGLEAHESITDVDGVDFAVVVVPPQIVNTVLEEAGEAGVRDIAVITAGFGESGSEGAAREQEMREIAEEYGINLVGPNCLGVISTSIGMNATFTTKSALEGSISFMSQSGAFISAVLDWSSDHNIGFNDVVSLGNKAVLDEVDFIEHWGDDPSTDVILGYLEDIENGREFIDSAREVTKETPIVVVKSGRTEAGASAASSHTGAIAGSERAYEAGLKQAGVIRAESVQELFDYASILEGQPLPDNDEIAIVTNAGGPGVMSTDAVGDSGLQMASFADETLEALEESMPEEANIFNPVDVLGDAPADRYEQALDIVLEDPNVGSAIVVASPQTIDFRDLAEVIAEKQQEYDAPIAASLMGGETARNAKDIIDEVGVPTYFDPARGVKSLDALREYSEIKTTDYDVATDFDVDRERAREILERTKERETNKLGIEAMDLLDAYGIPTPDGAIVSDKQAAVDAAKEIEGNVVMKIVSPDILHKSDIGGVEVNVPVEEVASTYDDIISRARNYQPDANILGVQVQEMADLDAGTETIVGMNRDPQFGPLVMFGLGGIFVEVLEDATFRVAPVSEGEASEMIDEIDSAPLLRGARGRDPVDEDGVVETIQRISQLVTDFPQILELDINPLVATPDGVEAVDIRATIDHEEL